A single window of Lysobacter oculi DNA harbors:
- a CDS encoding GNAT family N-acetyltransferase, translating into MHEPTDNVDLRSASLMDADDVAVLLSMLGYPCDREDASERIHSIIANERQALVLARQDGAVCGLIALDFMYYLPLGTTTCRITAMVVTPDAQGRGLGKLLLREAERRARTGGAARLEITSGSQRTEAHAFYRACGYSDGTVRFVKHLGS; encoded by the coding sequence ATGCATGAGCCGACCGACAACGTGGACCTGCGCAGCGCATCGCTGATGGATGCGGATGATGTCGCGGTCCTGCTGTCGATGCTGGGCTATCCCTGCGACCGCGAGGACGCCAGCGAGCGCATCCATTCGATCATCGCCAACGAACGCCAGGCGCTCGTCCTCGCCCGGCAGGACGGTGCGGTCTGCGGCCTGATCGCCCTCGACTTCATGTACTACCTGCCGCTCGGCACCACCACCTGCCGCATCACCGCGATGGTGGTGACGCCCGACGCGCAGGGCCGCGGCCTCGGCAAGCTGTTGCTGCGCGAGGCCGAACGCCGTGCGCGCACCGGCGGCGCGGCGCGGCTGGAGATCACCAGCGGCTCGCAGCGCACCGAAGCCCACGCGTTCTATCGCGCCTGCGGCTACAGCGACGGCACGGTCCGCTTCGTCAAACACCTCGGAAGCTGA
- a CDS encoding 2OG-Fe dioxygenase family protein — translation MFQPPFSSPQSLLADMATKGYALLTPGDVQQLTGCSAAELHALLPAWDDLPPDDYLRDGGRYRYRRHASYRSEKGLLEDVPHRAHWQSLDYNALHGGMLRWFAPVLDATRAQPAWNRVITSIAGICDQVRGPHRWSVEAHQFRIDTSDGIGRPTPEGAHRDGVDFVAVFLLARHRIKGGETRVFEADGPNGLRFTLEAPWSLMLLDDPRVIHESTPIQPADEGVTGHRDTLVLTYRAGGFQDEV, via the coding sequence ATGTTCCAACCGCCGTTTTCCTCGCCGCAGTCACTCCTGGCCGACATGGCGACGAAGGGATATGCATTGCTGACACCGGGCGATGTGCAGCAGCTGACGGGATGTTCGGCTGCCGAGTTGCACGCGCTGCTGCCGGCATGGGACGACCTGCCGCCCGACGACTACCTGCGCGATGGCGGCCGCTACCGCTACCGACGCCACGCGAGCTATCGCAGCGAGAAAGGCCTGTTGGAGGATGTGCCGCATCGCGCGCACTGGCAGTCGCTTGACTACAACGCGCTGCATGGCGGGATGTTGCGCTGGTTCGCGCCGGTGCTCGATGCCACCCGCGCGCAGCCAGCGTGGAACCGCGTCATCACCTCGATCGCCGGCATCTGCGATCAGGTGCGCGGCCCGCATCGCTGGTCGGTGGAGGCGCACCAGTTCCGCATCGATACCAGTGATGGCATCGGCCGGCCGACGCCGGAAGGCGCGCATCGCGATGGCGTCGATTTCGTCGCGGTCTTCCTGCTGGCGCGGCACCGGATCAAGGGCGGCGAGACGCGCGTGTTCGAAGCCGATGGACCGAACGGCCTGCGCTTCACGCTGGAAGCGCCGTGGAGCCTGATGCTGCTCGACGACCCGCGCGTCATCCATGAATCCACGCCGATCCAGCCCGCAGACGAAGGCGTGACCGGCCATCGCGACACTCTCGTGTTGACCTATCGCGCCGGCGGTTTCCAGGACGAGGTCTGA
- the rplM gene encoding 50S ribosomal protein L13 has translation MKTYTAKNETVQRDWYVVDAEGKTLGRLSAELAHRLRGKHKPIYTPHVDAGDYMVVINAEKIVVTGNKLADKKYHRFTGYIGNLKTETLGQALERHPERVIEIAVKGMLPKNPLGRAMFKKLKVYKGSEHPHAAQQPQVLDI, from the coding sequence ATGAAGACCTATACCGCCAAGAACGAGACCGTCCAGCGCGACTGGTACGTCGTTGACGCCGAAGGCAAGACCCTCGGCCGCCTCTCCGCCGAACTGGCCCACCGCCTCCGCGGCAAGCACAAGCCGATCTACACGCCGCACGTCGATGCCGGCGACTACATGGTCGTCATCAACGCCGAGAAGATCGTCGTGACCGGCAACAAGCTGGCCGACAAGAAGTACCACCGCTTCACCGGCTACATCGGCAACCTCAAGACCGAGACCTTGGGCCAGGCGCTGGAGCGCCATCCCGAGCGCGTCATCGAGATCGCGGTCAAGGGCATGCTCCCGAAGAACCCGCTCGGTCGCGCGATGTTCAAGAAGCTCAAGGTCTACAAGGGCTCCGAGCACCCGCACGCGGCGCAGCAGCCGCAGGTCCTGGACATCTAA
- a CDS encoding HAD-IB family phosphatase, translated as MPAPSCYAAPRADGPLVVFDFDHTLYDGDSGTHLFKWLIAPRAWWRQLLALLLALFAPMIAFLPMRRRGISAFVWAGTVGLHRRRDLDELIDRYVLANAEAIKAKLLPIALDVLHRHREAGDRVIVATGAPPELARAILAFVAHEDVPVIGTLVGPKFGAVGAIRHCHHEMKVRMIREAGYTQPIWRAYTDSSADLPLLLAATEPVVVNPKPKRVAMFRERLPAGTPILNWGCPGRAGDRVEAAG; from the coding sequence ATGCCCGCCCCATCGTGTTATGCCGCGCCGCGCGCCGACGGCCCGCTGGTCGTCTTCGACTTCGACCACACGCTCTACGACGGCGATTCCGGCACCCATCTGTTCAAGTGGCTGATCGCCCCCCGCGCGTGGTGGCGGCAGCTGCTCGCGCTGCTGCTGGCGCTGTTCGCGCCGATGATCGCCTTCCTGCCGATGCGCAGGCGCGGCATCTCCGCCTTCGTCTGGGCCGGCACCGTGGGCCTGCATCGCCGCCGTGACCTCGACGAACTCATCGACCGCTACGTGCTGGCCAATGCCGAGGCGATCAAGGCGAAGCTGCTGCCGATCGCCCTCGACGTGCTGCATCGCCATCGCGAAGCCGGTGACCGCGTCATCGTCGCCACCGGTGCGCCGCCGGAACTGGCCCGCGCGATCCTCGCCTTCGTCGCGCATGAGGATGTGCCGGTGATCGGAACGCTGGTCGGCCCGAAATTCGGCGCGGTCGGCGCGATCCGCCACTGCCACCACGAGATGAAGGTGCGGATGATCCGCGAGGCCGGTTACACGCAGCCGATCTGGCGCGCCTATACCGACAGCAGCGCCGACCTGCCGCTGCTGCTGGCCGCGACCGAGCCGGTGGTGGTCAACCCGAAGCCGAAGCGGGTGGCAATGTTCCGCGAGCGCCTGCCCGCCGGCACGCCGATCCTCAACTGGGGTTGCCCGGGACGTGCGGGCGACAGGGTGGAAGCGGCAGGCTGA
- the trpD gene encoding anthranilate phosphoribosyltransferase: MPITPQQALQRTIEHREIFFDEMVELMRQVMRGEVSPVMTAAILTGLRVKKETVDEIAGAATVMREFSRKVDVADRTHLVDIVGTGGDGAHTFNISTASMFVAAAAGARVAKHGGRSVSSSSGSADVLEALGANIELAPAQVAECIAETGIGFMYAPLHHPAMKVVAPVRRELGVRTLFNILGPLTNPAGAENILMGVFHPDLVGIQVRVLQALGAKRALVVWGRDGMDELSLGAATLVGELRDGEVREYDVHPEDFGIAMAHTRNLCVRDAAESKDRVLEALSGTPGLPAEIVVMNAGAALHASGRAEGIEAGIRLAREAIASGAARDKLEHFVRVTQRLGKTHE, encoded by the coding sequence ATGCCGATCACGCCGCAGCAAGCGCTCCAGCGCACCATCGAGCACCGCGAGATCTTCTTCGACGAAATGGTCGAGCTGATGCGCCAGGTGATGCGCGGCGAAGTTTCGCCGGTGATGACCGCGGCCATCCTCACCGGCCTGCGCGTCAAGAAGGAAACGGTGGACGAGATCGCCGGCGCGGCCACGGTGATGCGTGAGTTCTCGCGCAAGGTGGACGTGGCCGACCGCACGCATCTGGTCGATATCGTCGGCACCGGCGGCGATGGCGCGCACACCTTCAACATCTCGACCGCGTCGATGTTCGTCGCGGCGGCGGCCGGCGCGCGCGTGGCCAAGCACGGCGGGCGCAGCGTGTCGTCGAGTTCCGGCAGCGCGGACGTGCTGGAAGCATTGGGCGCGAACATCGAACTGGCGCCGGCACAGGTGGCGGAATGCATTGCCGAAACCGGCATCGGTTTCATGTACGCGCCGCTGCACCATCCGGCGATGAAAGTGGTGGCGCCGGTGCGCCGCGAACTCGGCGTGCGCACGCTGTTCAACATCCTCGGGCCGCTGACCAATCCGGCAGGCGCGGAAAACATCCTGATGGGCGTGTTCCACCCCGATCTGGTCGGCATCCAGGTGCGCGTGCTGCAGGCGCTCGGCGCCAAGCGTGCGTTGGTGGTGTGGGGGCGCGATGGCATGGACGAACTCTCGCTCGGCGCGGCCACGCTGGTCGGCGAGCTGCGCGATGGCGAGGTGCGCGAGTACGACGTGCATCCGGAAGACTTCGGCATCGCGATGGCGCATACCCGCAACCTCTGCGTACGCGATGCGGCGGAGTCGAAGGATCGCGTGCTGGAAGCGCTGTCCGGCACGCCCGGGCTGCCGGCGGAGATCGTGGTGATGAATGCCGGCGCAGCCCTGCATGCAAGCGGTCGCGCGGAAGGCATCGAGGCGGGCATCCGCCTTGCGCGCGAGGCGATCGCCTCCGGTGCCGCACGCGACAAGCTGGAACATTTCGTCCGGGTGACACAACGACTGGGGAAGACGCATGAGTGA
- a CDS encoding PilT/PilU family type 4a pilus ATPase, which yields MDIGHFLKLMTEKHGSDMFLSTGAPIHIKVEGKLYPLGTTSLPPGLVERIAYSLMDREQIEAFERDMELNMAMAIHDAGRFRVNVFKQRGEVGMVIRAIRTDIPSIEDLQLPQVLKDVITSPRGLVLVVGSTGSGKSTTLASMIDHRNNNMTGHILTIEDPIEFLHRHKRSLVNQREVGIDTHSFHEALRNAMREAPDVILIGEILDAATMEAAITFSETGHLCLATLHSNNADQALERILNFFPEAAHKNVLMNLSLNLNAVISQRLVKGVDGKRLPAVEVLLNTPHIRDLMRRGEVHKIKPAMEESLSEQMQTFDQALFDMQKQGKIGMEEALRAADSREGLALKFRLSEGSTGEHDAYADVFTSKAPGISQGFDDTNF from the coding sequence ATGGACATCGGACACTTCCTTAAACTCATGACTGAGAAGCACGGGTCGGACATGTTCCTGTCCACCGGTGCGCCCATCCACATCAAGGTGGAAGGCAAATTGTACCCGCTCGGCACCACCAGCCTGCCGCCCGGGCTGGTCGAGCGCATCGCCTACTCGCTCATGGACCGCGAGCAGATCGAGGCGTTCGAGCGCGACATGGAGCTGAACATGGCCATGGCGATCCACGACGCCGGCCGTTTCCGCGTGAACGTGTTCAAGCAGCGTGGCGAGGTCGGCATGGTCATCCGCGCCATCCGCACCGATATCCCGAGCATCGAGGACCTGCAGCTGCCGCAGGTGCTGAAGGACGTCATCACCTCGCCGCGTGGCCTGGTGCTGGTGGTGGGTTCGACCGGCTCGGGCAAATCGACCACGCTGGCGTCGATGATCGACCACCGCAATAACAACATGACCGGCCACATCCTCACCATCGAGGACCCGATAGAGTTCCTGCACCGCCACAAGCGTTCGCTGGTCAACCAGCGCGAGGTCGGCATCGACACCCACAGCTTCCACGAGGCGCTGAGGAATGCCATGCGCGAGGCGCCCGACGTCATCCTCATCGGCGAGATCCTCGATGCCGCGACGATGGAAGCCGCGATCACCTTCTCCGAGACCGGCCACCTCTGCCTCGCCACCCTGCACTCCAACAACGCCGACCAGGCGCTGGAGCGCATCCTCAACTTCTTCCCCGAGGCGGCGCACAAGAACGTGCTGATGAACCTCTCGCTCAACCTCAACGCGGTGATCTCGCAGCGTCTGGTGAAGGGGGTGGACGGCAAGCGCCTGCCGGCGGTGGAGGTGCTGCTCAATACCCCGCACATCCGCGACCTGATGCGCCGCGGCGAAGTGCACAAGATCAAGCCGGCGATGGAGGAGTCGCTGTCCGAGCAGATGCAGACCTTCGACCAGGCCCTGTTCGACATGCAGAAGCAGGGCAAGATCGGGATGGAGGAAGCGCTGCGCGCCGCGGATTCACGCGAAGGCCTTGCCCTCAAGTTCCGTTTGTCCGAAGGCAGCACCGGCGAGCACGATGCCTACGCGGATGTCTTCACCAGCAAGGCACCGGGCATCTCGCAAGGCTTCGACGACACCAACTTCTGA
- a CDS encoding anthranilate synthase component II, whose protein sequence is MILMIDNYDSFTFNLVQYLQALGAEVRVERNDALTVADIERLAPDKIVISPGPCTPNEAGISTDVIETLGRRIPILGVCLGHQAIGQVYGGDVVRAGRIMHGKTSRIRHEGRGVFANLPDGYEATRYHSLVVAKDRLPDVLEITAWTENEDGSMEEIMGLRHREHPVEGVQFHPESILTEHGHALLRNFLER, encoded by the coding sequence ATGATCCTGATGATCGACAACTACGACAGCTTCACCTTCAACCTCGTGCAGTACCTGCAGGCGCTGGGGGCCGAAGTGCGGGTGGAGCGCAACGACGCGCTGACGGTGGCGGACATCGAGCGCCTTGCACCGGACAAGATCGTGATTTCGCCCGGCCCGTGCACGCCGAACGAGGCGGGCATCTCGACGGACGTCATCGAAACGCTGGGTCGGCGCATTCCGATCCTCGGCGTCTGCCTCGGCCACCAGGCCATCGGCCAGGTGTATGGCGGCGATGTGGTGCGCGCGGGTCGGATCATGCACGGCAAGACCTCGCGCATCCGGCATGAGGGCAGGGGCGTCTTCGCGAATCTCCCCGACGGTTACGAAGCGACGCGCTACCACTCGCTGGTGGTGGCGAAGGACAGGCTGCCCGATGTGCTGGAGATCACCGCCTGGACGGAGAACGAGGACGGTTCGATGGAGGAGATCATGGGCCTGCGCCATCGCGAGCATCCGGTGGAAGGCGTGCAGTTCCACCCCGAGTCGATCCTGACCGAACACGGCCACGCGTTGCTGCGCAATTTCCTGGAGCGCTGA
- the crp gene encoding cAMP-activated global transcriptional regulator CRP, with protein sequence MILPASLSLALRRQAGPLSPDGPTIERFLQHAQRRRYPSRTDIFRPGDASGTMYYVIDGSVAILAEEDDNRELILGYFGPGEFVGEMGLFGNTPQQREVTLRTRAACELAEINCDQFLQLMTGALAADAPKLLYGIATQLTRRLRDTSRKASRLAFLDVADRITRTLHDLAEEPDAMSHPQGTQLRISRQELARLVGCSREMAGRVLKKLQADGKLHARGKTLVLYGTR encoded by the coding sequence ATGATCCTTCCTGCATCACTCAGCCTGGCGCTGCGTCGCCAGGCCGGTCCCCTCTCCCCCGATGGGCCCACGATCGAACGCTTTCTGCAGCACGCGCAACGCCGCCGCTATCCCTCGCGCACCGACATTTTCCGGCCGGGTGACGCCTCCGGCACCATGTATTACGTGATCGACGGCTCGGTGGCGATCCTGGCGGAAGAGGACGACAACCGCGAGCTGATCCTGGGCTACTTCGGACCCGGCGAATTCGTCGGCGAAATGGGGCTGTTCGGCAACACGCCGCAGCAGCGCGAAGTCACCCTGCGCACGCGCGCCGCCTGCGAACTGGCGGAAATCAACTGCGACCAGTTCCTGCAGCTGATGACCGGCGCACTGGCCGCGGATGCGCCGAAGCTGCTCTACGGCATCGCCACCCAGCTGACCCGCCGCCTGCGCGACACCAGCCGCAAGGCCAGCCGCCTTGCCTTCCTGGACGTGGCCGACCGCATCACCCGCACCCTGCACGATCTGGCCGAGGAGCCGGATGCGATGAGCCACCCGCAGGGCACCCAGCTGCGCATCTCGCGTCAGGAGCTGGCGCGACTGGTCGGCTGCTCGCGCGAAATGGCCGGCCGCGTGCTGAAGAAACTGCAGGCCGACGGCAAGCTGCACGCCCGCGGCAAGACCCTGGTGCTGTACGGCACCCGCTGA
- the maiA gene encoding maleylacetoacetate isomerase, translating to MNDALTLYSYWRSSAAYRVRIGLNLKGLVYETRPVHLVRDGGEQHAEDYRALNPQELVPMLVDGERRITQSLAILEYLDEVFPKPALLPADARGRARVRSLAMLIACDIHPLNNLRVLQYLKRENALEQPAIDTWVLHWMREGFAAMEAMLADAPGTGTFCHGETPTIADCCLVPQLYNARRFALDLSPYPTLVRIDANCLALPAFDVARPESQPDAA from the coding sequence ATGAACGACGCGCTGACGCTGTATTCCTACTGGCGATCCAGCGCGGCGTATCGCGTGCGCATCGGGCTCAATCTCAAGGGGCTGGTCTACGAAACCCGCCCCGTGCACCTGGTGCGTGACGGCGGCGAGCAGCACGCCGAAGACTATCGCGCGCTCAATCCGCAGGAACTGGTGCCGATGCTGGTGGATGGCGAACGCCGCATCACCCAATCACTGGCGATCCTCGAATACCTGGACGAAGTGTTTCCGAAGCCGGCGCTGCTGCCTGCGGATGCGCGTGGTCGCGCGCGGGTGCGGTCGTTGGCGATGCTGATCGCCTGTGACATCCACCCGCTGAACAACCTGCGCGTGCTGCAGTACCTCAAACGTGAGAACGCGCTGGAACAGCCGGCCATCGATACATGGGTGCTGCACTGGATGCGCGAGGGATTCGCCGCCATGGAGGCGATGCTCGCCGATGCGCCGGGCACCGGCACGTTCTGTCACGGTGAAACGCCGACGATCGCCGACTGCTGCCTGGTGCCACAGCTCTACAACGCGCGCCGCTTTGCACTGGATCTGTCGCCTTATCCGACGCTGGTGCGCATCGATGCGAACTGCCTCGCGCTGCCGGCGTTCGATGTCGCGCGGCCCGAGAGCCAGCCCGACGCGGCCTGA
- the trpC gene encoding indole-3-glycerol phosphate synthase TrpC translates to MSDVLQAILGRKREEVIARSAQAPLAALEEQLAGAPAVRGFEAALREKIEAGEAAVIAEVKKASPSKGVIRADFDPAAIAQSYERGGAACLSVLTDVDFFQGSDAYLQQGRNACGLPVLRKDFVIDPYQVTEARVLGADCVLLIVAALDDVMLHHLSAHALTLGMDVLIESHDGDEYARALQVPGLHGRMPVLGINNRDLRDFSVSLDTTLALLPALPEGRLLVTESGIHTRDDVERMREAGIDAFLVGEAFMRADEPGEALATLFSGA, encoded by the coding sequence ATGAGTGACGTGTTGCAGGCCATCCTTGGCCGCAAGCGCGAGGAAGTGATCGCGCGCAGCGCGCAGGCACCGCTGGCCGCGTTGGAAGAACAGCTGGCGGGCGCACCTGCCGTGCGTGGTTTCGAAGCCGCGTTGCGCGAAAAGATCGAGGCGGGCGAGGCGGCGGTGATCGCCGAGGTCAAGAAAGCCAGCCCGTCGAAGGGCGTGATCCGCGCCGACTTCGATCCGGCGGCCATCGCGCAAAGCTACGAGCGTGGCGGCGCGGCCTGCCTGTCGGTGCTGACCGATGTCGATTTCTTCCAGGGCAGCGATGCCTACCTGCAGCAGGGGCGCAATGCCTGCGGGCTGCCGGTGCTGCGCAAGGACTTCGTCATCGACCCGTACCAGGTTACCGAAGCGCGCGTGCTCGGCGCGGATTGCGTGCTGCTGATCGTCGCCGCGCTGGACGATGTGATGCTGCATCACCTCAGCGCGCATGCGCTGACGCTGGGCATGGACGTGCTGATCGAATCGCACGATGGCGACGAATACGCGCGTGCGCTGCAGGTGCCCGGCCTGCATGGGCGGATGCCGGTCCTCGGCATCAACAACCGCGACCTGCGCGATTTCTCGGTCTCGCTCGACACCACGCTGGCCTTGCTGCCCGCGCTGCCCGAAGGCCGCCTGCTGGTCACCGAAAGCGGCATCCACACCCGCGATGACGTGGAGAGGATGCGCGAAGCCGGCATCGACGCCTTCCTCGTCGGCGAGGCCTTCATGCGCGCCGACGAGCCGGGCGAAGCGCTCGCCACGCTATTCTCCGGCGCATGA
- the rpsI gene encoding 30S ribosomal protein S9 has product MAIQQNYGTGRRKSSTARVFLRKGEGNITVNGRPLDEFFGRETARMIVRQPLELTQSTDKFDVVATAAGGGTTGQAGAIRLGIARALVEYDETLKSELRKAGLMTRDAREVERKKVGLHKARRATQFSKR; this is encoded by the coding sequence ATGGCAATTCAGCAGAATTACGGCACCGGCCGTCGCAAGTCCTCCACCGCCCGCGTGTTCCTGCGCAAGGGCGAGGGCAACATCACCGTCAACGGCCGTCCGCTGGACGAGTTTTTCGGCCGCGAGACCGCGCGCATGATCGTGCGCCAGCCGCTTGAGTTGACCCAGTCGACCGACAAGTTCGACGTGGTCGCCACCGCGGCCGGCGGCGGCACCACCGGCCAGGCCGGTGCGATCCGCCTCGGCATCGCCCGCGCGCTGGTCGAGTACGACGAAACCCTCAAGTCGGAGCTGCGCAAGGCCGGCCTGATGACCCGCGACGCCCGCGAAGTCGAGCGTAAGAAGGTCGGCCTGCACAAGGCGCGTCGCGCCACGCAGTTCTCGAAGCGCTAA
- the speD gene encoding adenosylmethionine decarboxylase — MVKPLPRLKLQGFNNLTKSLSFNIYDVCYAASEDERRRYIEYIDEQYDADRLTQILTDVAEIIGANILNIARQDYDPQGASVTILISEQPVIDKKDAGKEIISDAVVAHLDKSHITVHTYPETHPDNGIATFRADIDVSTCGVISPLKALNYLIESLESDIVVMDYRVRGFTRDVKGKKHYIDHKINSIQDYLAKNIKARYEMLDVNVYQEALFHTKMHLKEFDLDNYLFEEKAKNLSFKERMKIEQRLRREIEELYQGRNLAD, encoded by the coding sequence GTGGTCAAGCCGTTGCCGCGCCTGAAGCTGCAAGGTTTCAACAACCTCACCAAGTCGCTGTCGTTCAACATCTACGACGTCTGCTATGCGGCGTCCGAAGACGAGCGCCGTCGCTATATCGAATACATCGATGAGCAGTACGACGCCGATCGACTGACCCAGATCCTGACCGACGTGGCCGAGATCATCGGCGCCAACATCCTCAACATCGCGCGCCAGGACTACGATCCGCAGGGCGCTTCGGTGACGATCCTGATCTCCGAGCAGCCGGTGATCGACAAGAAGGATGCCGGCAAGGAAATCATTTCCGACGCCGTCGTCGCGCACCTCGACAAGTCGCACATCACCGTGCACACCTATCCGGAAACGCATCCGGACAATGGCATCGCGACCTTCCGAGCCGACATCGACGTCTCCACCTGCGGCGTCATCTCGCCGCTGAAGGCGCTGAACTACCTCATCGAATCGCTGGAAAGCGACATCGTGGTGATGGATTACCGCGTGCGCGGCTTCACCCGCGACGTGAAGGGCAAGAAGCACTACATCGACCACAAGATCAATTCGATCCAGGACTACCTGGCGAAGAACATCAAGGCGCGTTACGAGATGCTCGACGTCAACGTGTACCAGGAAGCCCTGTTCCACACCAAGATGCACCTGAAGGAATTCGACCTCGACAACTACCTGTTCGAGGAGAAGGCGAAGAACCTGTCGTTCAAGGAGCGCATGAAGATCGAGCAGCGCCTGCGCCGCGAGATCGAGGAGCTCTACCAGGGCCGCAACCTGGCCGACTGA
- the coq7 gene encoding 2-polyprenyl-3-methyl-6-methoxy-1,4-benzoquinone monooxygenase has protein sequence MDNIRRLSPLDRLLAGGQNALETVFGQPLAERESPAASCPDVVMAEAQRRHAAGLMRINHVGEVCAQALYIGQATVAREPATRTQLLHAAQEETDHLAWCAERLDELGSRTSLLNPLWYGGSFAIGALAGLRGDGWNLGFVVETERQVEAHIGEHLASLPPEDLRSRAILGQMKEDEARHAQQAEIAGARTLPFPIPALMAAASKVMKTVAYRI, from the coding sequence ATGGACAACATCCGCCGACTCAGCCCGCTCGACCGCCTGCTCGCCGGCGGCCAGAACGCCCTGGAAACGGTGTTCGGCCAGCCGCTGGCCGAGCGCGAAAGCCCTGCCGCATCCTGTCCGGACGTGGTGATGGCGGAAGCCCAACGCCGCCACGCCGCCGGCCTGATGCGCATCAACCACGTCGGCGAGGTCTGCGCGCAGGCGCTCTACATCGGCCAGGCCACGGTCGCGCGCGAGCCCGCCACCCGCACCCAGCTCCTGCACGCGGCGCAGGAGGAAACCGATCACCTCGCCTGGTGCGCCGAACGGCTGGACGAACTGGGCAGCCGCACCAGCCTGCTCAACCCGCTCTGGTACGGCGGCAGCTTCGCGATCGGCGCGTTGGCCGGCCTGCGCGGCGACGGCTGGAACCTCGGCTTCGTGGTCGAGACCGAGCGCCAGGTCGAAGCCCACATCGGCGAACACCTGGCATCGCTCCCACCCGAGGACCTGCGGAGCCGCGCCATCCTCGGGCAGATGAAGGAGGACGAGGCCCGCCACGCGCAGCAGGCGGAAATCGCCGGTGCGCGCACGCTTCCCTTCCCAATCCCCGCGCTCATGGCCGCGGCGTCCAAGGTGATGAAGACGGTGGCCTACCGGATCTGA
- a CDS encoding fumarylacetoacetate hydrolase family protein, producing MKLGSLKEGGRDGTLIVVSRDLARGVRATGIASTLQQALEDWSNIAPRLNALYVQLNEGQAEGAFDIDLQLLAAPLPRAYEFVDGSAYLPHVERVRRARGAEVPESFYVDPLMYQAVSAGFYGPRDPVKVVDEAYGIDLEAEIVVVTDDVPMAVTPEQASSHIQLVGLVNDVSLRNLIPGELAKGFGFLQSKPRSALSPVFVTPDELGGDWRDDKLHLPLLTHINGEWFGAPEAGEDMQFSFAQLVAHAAKTRPLSAGTIVGSGTIANEDTSRGASCFAERRTIETLETGKPITPFMSFGDSVRVEMLDHDGRSIFGAIEQVIERQPAP from the coding sequence ATGAAGCTGGGCTCACTGAAGGAAGGCGGCCGCGACGGCACGCTGATCGTCGTCTCCCGCGACCTCGCGCGCGGCGTGCGCGCCACCGGCATCGCATCGACCCTGCAGCAGGCGCTGGAAGACTGGAGCAACATCGCGCCGCGCCTCAACGCGCTTTATGTGCAGCTCAACGAAGGGCAGGCCGAAGGCGCTTTCGACATCGACCTGCAGCTGTTGGCCGCGCCGCTACCGCGTGCGTATGAGTTCGTCGATGGCAGCGCCTATCTGCCGCATGTCGAGCGCGTGCGCCGCGCGCGTGGCGCCGAGGTGCCGGAGAGTTTCTACGTCGATCCGCTGATGTACCAGGCGGTGAGTGCCGGCTTCTATGGCCCGCGCGATCCGGTGAAGGTGGTCGATGAGGCTTACGGTATCGACCTCGAGGCGGAGATCGTGGTGGTCACCGATGACGTGCCGATGGCCGTCACGCCGGAGCAGGCGTCATCGCACATCCAGCTGGTCGGGCTGGTCAACGATGTCTCGCTGCGCAACCTGATTCCGGGCGAGTTGGCGAAGGGCTTCGGCTTCCTGCAGTCGAAGCCGCGTTCGGCGCTGTCGCCGGTGTTCGTGACGCCCGATGAGCTGGGCGGCGATTGGCGCGACGACAAGCTGCACCTGCCGCTGCTGACGCACATCAATGGCGAGTGGTTCGGTGCGCCGGAAGCGGGTGAGGACATGCAGTTCAGCTTCGCGCAGCTGGTGGCGCATGCGGCGAAGACGCGTCCGCTGTCGGCCGGCACCATCGTCGGCTCCGGCACCATCGCCAACGAGGACACGTCGCGCGGCGCATCGTGCTTCGCCGAACGCCGCACCATCGAGACGCTGGAAACCGGCAAGCCGATCACGCCCTTCATGTCGTTCGGCGACAGCGTGCGCGTGGAGATGCTCGATCACGATGGCCGCAGCATCTTCGGCGCCATCGAACAGGTGATAGAACGCCAGCCTGCGCCCTGA